A genomic region of Selenomonadales bacterium contains the following coding sequences:
- the glyQ gene encoding glycine--tRNA ligase subunit alpha — MTFQDIILTLQNFWAKQNCILSQPYDVEKGAGTMNPSTFLRALGPEPWNVAYVEPSRRPNDGRYGENPNRLYQHHQFQVIMKPSPANIQELYLESLKELGIDPSQHDIRFVEDNWESPTLGAWGLGWEVWLDGMEITQFTYFQQVGSIDVKPVSVEITYGLERLAMYIQGVENVYDLKWVGDVTYGDVFHRNEVENSHYNFEVADTDMLFTLFDMYEKEAKRVVETGFVLPAYDYVLKCSHTFNLLDARGAISVSERTAFIGRVRAMARMCAQAYLKQREELGFPMLKGAE, encoded by the coding sequence ATGACATTTCAGGATATTATCTTGACGCTTCAGAACTTCTGGGCGAAACAGAACTGTATTTTATCCCAACCGTATGACGTGGAAAAAGGCGCTGGTACGATGAACCCGTCCACGTTCCTCAGAGCACTCGGTCCCGAACCGTGGAACGTAGCTTACGTAGAACCGTCCCGCCGTCCGAACGATGGTCGTTACGGTGAAAATCCGAACCGTCTTTATCAGCATCATCAGTTCCAGGTCATCATGAAGCCGTCCCCGGCTAACATTCAGGAGCTCTACCTCGAGAGCCTCAAAGAGCTCGGCATCGATCCGTCGCAGCATGACATTCGTTTCGTTGAAGACAACTGGGAATCTCCGACGCTCGGCGCATGGGGCCTTGGTTGGGAAGTATGGCTCGACGGTATGGAGATCACGCAGTTCACGTACTTCCAGCAGGTCGGCAGCATCGACGTAAAACCTGTTTCCGTTGAGATCACATACGGTCTTGAACGCTTGGCAATGTACATTCAGGGTGTAGAAAACGTATACGACCTCAAATGGGTCGGCGATGTAACGTACGGTGACGTATTCCATCGCAACGAAGTAGAAAACTCGCACTACAACTTCGAAGTAGCTGATACGGATATGCTCTTCACGCTCTTCGATATGTATGAAAAAGAAGCAAAACGTGTCGTTGAAACGGGCTTCGTTCTCCCTGCATACGACTACGTATTGAAATGCTCGCATACGTTCAACCTGCTCGACGCACGCGGCGCGATCAGCGTCAGCGAAAGAACGGCATTTATCGGCCGTGTTCGTGCGATGGCAAGAATGTGTGCGCAGGCATACCTCAAACAACGTGAAGAACTCGGATTCCCGATGTTGAAAGGAGCGGAATGA